TCCCGCAGTTTCGCGCCGCGCTTGTACGTTTGTTTGCCAGCGTAATGACGGGGATGCGCTCATCAATGGAGCGGCTGCCAGCGATCATCCTTGGACTGTTCGTCCTGGTTGATGTCGTTGCCACCCTGGCTCTGCTGGGCTATTTCATCGTCTCCTTGATTTCGTTGCAGCCTGTTGTGCCGCTTACTGCCCCGGTGAGCGCGATTCAGAGCGTTGATCCCGACCCGCTCTTTGCCTTCTTATTAGTCTTTTATATTGCTGGTATTCTTCTTCTCTTACTTGCTGTTGGCCTTCGAGTGATGAAAAACCGCCTGAGACAAGGCAGCAGCCCTCCGCTCTTGATTGAAGCCTTTCCCACGACAGAGGCGCTCGCCAGCACAGTAGCGGCAGTTGTACCGGAAACTGCGCCAGAGGCTGCGGACGATGATGCAGCGGGTTCAATATTGTAAGGAGGGAAAAACATGTTTTTATCTCAGCTTTTTCAACTCATCATTTCTGATAACCTCTGGCGTCCAGCCTTGCAATTTGGGGCCTTGCTCTTATTGCCCGCGCTGGGCGGCGTGATTTCGGAGCGCAGCGGCGTGGTGAATATTGCGATGGAAGGGATGATGCTCACTGGCGCTTTCTTTTCCGCCATTCTGGTGCTGAGTACGCACAATGTCGTTGTTGCCGTGCTGGTGGCGATCCTCACTGGCGGGCTTATGGCGCTGGTTCATGCCTTCTTCTCCATTCAGTTTAAGGCGGACCAGATTGTCAGCGGCGTTGCCATTAATATTGCTGCGCTGGGGCTGACGGGTTTTCTCCTGCCCCTTTTTACGAATGGGAACGGCGTTTCAACTTTGCCCGCGCAGTTGACGCTGCCCTACCTCGACATTCCGGGCTTGAGCCATATCCCCTTTATCGGGCCGGCCTTCCTGCAACAGAATGTCGTCTTTTATATCGCTATCGCCGTGCTGCTGGCGATGCAGTACGTCCTCTTCCATACGAACGTCGGGCTGCGCATTCGCTCAGTAGGGGAACACCCCCAGGCGGCGGATACGGCTGGCATTAACGTGCGGGTGATTCGGTATTGGTGCGTGATTACGAGCGGGCTGCTCTCAGGGCTGGCTGGCGCGTTTTTGGCGCTGGGTGTGGATCAGATCTTTAACCCGAATCTTACCAGCGGGGCTGGTTTTATCGCCCTGGCAGCCATGATCTTTGGCAAGTGGAAGCCCTGGAATACGGCGCTCGCCTGCCTCATCTTTGGTCTGGGCGAGGCGCTCCAGAGCCGGGTCAATTTGCTGCCCGCGACTGGCGTAGGCATCGTGGATATACCGCTGCACTCGCCTTCATTGGTGGCAACGGTCCCGTATATCTTGACCATCGTGGCGCTGGTTGGTGTAGTTGGGCGTGCTACAGCGCCCGCCGCTGATGGCATTCCCTATGAACCCGGCGGCGAATAGGAAAAGGCGAATAGGAAAAGGAAGATCGCATGCAGGAACTTACTGAGGTTCAGAAGTCGGATGTGAGCGAGGCGCCGCTTGCTGTTGAGATGCGCCATATCCATAAAGCCTGGCCGGGCGTGATCGCCAACGATGATGTCAATTTCAGCGTGCGCCAGGGGGAGATTCATGCCCTGGTGGGGGAAAATGGCGCAGGTAAAACGACGCTGATGAATATCCTCTATGGCCTCGTCAAGCCAACCAGCGGCGAAGTCTTGATTGATGAGAAACCGACGCATATTAGCGGGCCACGCGATGCGATTCGCCTGGGCATCGGGATGGTGCATCAGCATTTCATGCTCATCCCACCCCTGACGGTGGCGGAGAATATTGTGCTGGGCTATGAACCTGGCGGCGTCTACAGCCCCTATCGCCAGCAAGAGACGCTTCATCGCATTGACGAGTTGACCAGACAATATGGGCTGCATGTCGATCCTGGCGCCATTACCGGCCAGCTTTCGGTGGGCCAGCAGCAGCGCGTCGAAATCCTCAAGGTACTCTATCGTGGCGCACGCCTTCTGATTATGGATGAGCCTACTGGCGTGCTGACACCCCAGGAAACCCATGAACTCTTCGCTGTGCTGCGGGGGTTGGTGGCGCAAGGCAAGACGATTATCTTTATTACCCATAAGCTCCGCGAAGTGCTGGAATTGTCGGATCGCGTGACGGTGCTGCGGCGCGGGAAGGTGGTGGGCAACCTGATTACGCGTGAGACCTCGCAAGAAGAGATTGCGCGTCTGATGGTTGGGCGCGATGTGCTGCTGCGGGTTGATAAGCCGCCTGCAAAGCCTGGCGAGGTGCTGCTGCGCGTTGAAAATATTACGGCGGATTCTGAGCGCGGCCTGGCGGCTTTGCGCGGCGTCTCCTTTGACGTGCGCGCGGGGGAGATTCTGGGGATTGCGGGCGTCGAAGGCAATGGGCAATCGGAACTGGTGGAGGTGATTACCGGGCTGCGGCGGGCAACAGGTGGCAAGGTCGAGTTGGGAGATCGGGATGTGACGAATCTCAGCGCCAGGCAGGTACGCCGGGCCGGGCTGGCTCATATCCCCGAAGACCGACGGGGGAGTGGGCTGGTCCTGGGCTACAGCATCGACAATAATTTGATTCTGGGCCGCCAGCGTTGGACCCTCTTCTCGATCAATGGTATTCTGCTGCGCTTCAAGCAGA
This genomic window from Ktedonobacterales bacterium contains:
- a CDS encoding ABC transporter permease, which codes for MFLSQLFQLIISDNLWRPALQFGALLLLPALGGVISERSGVVNIAMEGMMLTGAFFSAILVLSTHNVVVAVLVAILTGGLMALVHAFFSIQFKADQIVSGVAINIAALGLTGFLLPLFTNGNGVSTLPAQLTLPYLDIPGLSHIPFIGPAFLQQNVVFYIAIAVLLAMQYVLFHTNVGLRIRSVGEHPQAADTAGINVRVIRYWCVITSGLLSGLAGAFLALGVDQIFNPNLTSGAGFIALAAMIFGKWKPWNTALACLIFGLGEALQSRVNLLPATGVGIVDIPLHSPSLVATVPYILTIVALVGVVGRATAPAADGIPYEPGGE
- a CDS encoding ABC transporter ATP-binding protein, producing the protein MQELTEVQKSDVSEAPLAVEMRHIHKAWPGVIANDDVNFSVRQGEIHALVGENGAGKTTLMNILYGLVKPTSGEVLIDEKPTHISGPRDAIRLGIGMVHQHFMLIPPLTVAENIVLGYEPGGVYSPYRQQETLHRIDELTRQYGLHVDPGAITGQLSVGQQQRVEILKVLYRGARLLIMDEPTGVLTPQETHELFAVLRGLVAQGKTIIFITHKLREVLELSDRVTVLRRGKVVGNLITRETSQEEIARLMVGRDVLLRVDKPPAKPGEVLLRVENITADSERGLAALRGVSFDVRAGEILGIAGVEGNGQSELVEVITGLRRATGGKVELGDRDVTNLSARQVRRAGLAHIPEDRRGSGLVLGYSIDNNLILGRQRWTLFSINGILLRFKQIVSWAVRLIREFDIRAPGPTTLVKALSGGNQQKIIVAREMSSEPKVLVASQPTRGVDIGAIEFIHRRLVAQRDAGVAILLVSAELDEIRSLSDRIAVMYEGHIVGVESPEVSEERLGLLMAGAEAQQVGAEVSKQAGASSQQIEAES